A portion of the Rhodopseudomonas sp. BAL398 genome contains these proteins:
- a CDS encoding NADP-dependent oxidoreductase, translating to MSALSKRVVLAARPAGEPKPSDFRIEDFATPQPAEGQVLLRTVWLSLDPYMRGRMSDGPSYAAPVPIGGVMEGGTVCEVIASNNPNFAKGDFVLSHSGWQSHALSDGKGLRKIDPSLGPISAAVGVLGMPGMTAYTGLLDIGQPKAGETVVVAAASGAVGSAVGQIAKIKGARAVGIAGGKDKCDYVKNELGFDDCVDHRAPDFAAKLMAACPKGIDVYFENVGGAVFEAVFPLLNGFARMPVCGLIAQYNDTVSTSPKWAGAMMRNVLTKRLLIRGFIVSDFASRHGDFLRDMSGWVRDGKVKHREFVTEGLDSAPEAFIGLLKGANFGKQLVRVGADNS from the coding sequence ATGTCGGCATTGTCCAAGCGCGTCGTTCTCGCTGCCCGTCCGGCGGGCGAACCGAAACCGTCGGATTTTCGCATCGAGGACTTTGCCACGCCGCAGCCGGCCGAGGGCCAGGTGCTGCTACGCACCGTGTGGCTGTCGCTTGATCCCTATATGCGCGGCCGGATGAGCGATGGCCCGTCCTATGCGGCGCCGGTGCCGATCGGCGGCGTGATGGAGGGCGGCACGGTGTGTGAAGTCATCGCCTCGAACAATCCGAATTTCGCCAAGGGCGATTTCGTGCTGTCGCATTCCGGCTGGCAGTCCCACGCGCTGTCGGACGGCAAGGGCCTGCGCAAGATCGATCCGTCGCTGGGGCCGATCTCGGCCGCCGTCGGCGTGCTCGGCATGCCCGGCATGACCGCCTATACCGGCCTTCTGGATATCGGCCAGCCCAAGGCCGGCGAGACCGTGGTGGTGGCCGCGGCCTCCGGCGCGGTCGGCTCGGCGGTGGGCCAGATCGCCAAGATCAAGGGCGCGCGCGCGGTCGGCATCGCCGGCGGCAAGGACAAATGCGACTACGTCAAGAACGAGCTCGGCTTCGACGATTGCGTCGATCATCGCGCCCCGGATTTCGCCGCCAAGCTGATGGCGGCGTGCCCGAAGGGCATCGACGTGTATTTCGAAAATGTCGGCGGCGCGGTTTTCGAGGCCGTATTCCCGCTGCTCAACGGCTTCGCCCGGATGCCGGTGTGCGGGTTGATCGCGCAATACAACGACACGGTCTCGACCTCGCCGAAATGGGCCGGCGCGATGATGCGCAACGTGCTGACCAAGCGCTTGTTGATCCGCGGCTTCATCGTCAGCGATTTCGCGTCGCGCCATGGCGACTTCCTGCGCGACATGTCGGGCTGGGTCCGCGACGGAAAGGTCAAGCACCGCGAATTCGTCACCGAGGGCCTCGACAGCGCGCCGGAAGCCTTCATCGGCCTGTTGAAGGGCGCCAATTTCGGCAAGCAGCTGGTCCGCGTCGGCGCCGACAACAGCTAG
- the guaB gene encoding IMP dehydrogenase — MALVNGFQGFREAFTFDDVLLKPGASDILPSEADIRSRITRAIPLNIPIIASAMDTVTEARMAIAMAQAGGIGVIHRNFDVDGQAAQVRQVKKYESGMVVNPLTIGPDAQLADALALMSQHGFSGIPVVTGASKGIPGKLVGILTNRDVRFATDPSQQVSELMTHENLVTVREGVSQDEAKRMLHKHRIEKLLVVDDQYRCVGLITVKDMEKAVAHPLASKDSQGRLRVAAATTVGEGGFERTEALIEAGVDIIVVDTAHGHSSRVLEAVNRIKRLSNAVQVIAGNIATTEGAQALIDAGADAIKVGIGPGSICTTRIVAGVGVPQLTAIMDAVEAAKKADIPVIADGGIKFSGDLAKALAAGADIAMVGSLLAGTDETPGEVFLWQGRSYKAYRGMGSVGAMARGSADRYFQQDIKDTLKLVPEGIEGQVPYKGPVGNVMHQLAGGLRAAMGYVGAKDISEFHDKAEFVRITGAGLRESHVHDVTITRESPNYPGGA, encoded by the coding sequence ATGGCGTTAGTGAACGGATTTCAGGGATTTCGAGAAGCCTTTACGTTCGATGACGTTCTGCTGAAACCAGGCGCGTCGGACATCCTGCCGTCAGAGGCCGATATCCGCTCCCGCATCACCCGCGCAATTCCGCTCAATATTCCGATTATCGCCTCGGCGATGGACACCGTGACCGAGGCGCGGATGGCGATCGCGATGGCGCAGGCCGGCGGCATCGGCGTGATCCACCGCAATTTCGACGTCGACGGCCAGGCCGCCCAAGTCCGTCAGGTCAAAAAATACGAATCCGGCATGGTGGTCAATCCGCTGACGATCGGCCCCGACGCCCAGCTCGCCGACGCGCTGGCGCTGATGAGCCAGCATGGCTTTTCGGGGATTCCGGTGGTGACCGGCGCCAGCAAGGGCATCCCCGGCAAGCTGGTCGGTATCCTGACCAACCGCGACGTCCGCTTTGCAACCGACCCGTCGCAGCAGGTCTCCGAACTGATGACCCATGAAAATCTGGTCACGGTGCGCGAGGGCGTCAGCCAGGACGAAGCCAAGCGGATGCTGCACAAGCATCGCATCGAAAAACTCCTGGTCGTCGACGATCAATATCGCTGCGTCGGCCTGATCACCGTCAAGGACATGGAAAAGGCGGTCGCGCATCCCTTGGCCAGCAAGGATTCGCAAGGCCGCCTGCGCGTCGCTGCGGCGACCACGGTTGGCGAGGGCGGCTTCGAGCGCACCGAGGCGCTGATCGAAGCGGGCGTCGATATCATCGTCGTCGATACCGCGCATGGCCATTCGTCGCGGGTGCTGGAAGCGGTCAACCGGATCAAGCGGCTGTCCAATGCGGTGCAGGTGATCGCCGGCAATATCGCCACCACGGAGGGCGCCCAGGCGCTGATCGATGCCGGCGCCGACGCCATCAAGGTCGGGATCGGTCCGGGCTCGATCTGCACCACGCGGATCGTCGCCGGCGTCGGCGTGCCGCAGCTCACCGCCATCATGGACGCGGTGGAAGCGGCGAAGAAGGCCGACATCCCGGTGATCGCCGATGGCGGCATCAAATTCTCCGGCGACCTGGCTAAGGCTTTGGCGGCCGGCGCCGACATCGCGATGGTCGGCTCCCTGCTCGCCGGCACCGATGAGACGCCCGGCGAAGTGTTTTTGTGGCAGGGCCGCTCCTACAAGGCCTATCGCGGCATGGGCTCGGTCGGCGCGATGGCCCGCGGCTCGGCCGATCGCTATTTCCAGCAGGACATCAAGGACACCTTGAAACTGGTGCCGGAAGGCATCGAGGGTCAGGTGCCGTATAAGGGCCCGGTCGGCAATGTAATGCATCAGCTCGCCGGCGGGTTGCGCGCCGCGATGGGCTATGTTGGCGCCAAGGACATCTCCGAGTTTCATGACAAGGCGGAATTCGTCCGCATCACCGGCGCTGGCCTGCGCGAAAGCCACGTCCACGACGTCACCATCACCCGCGAAAGCCCGAACTATCCGGGCGGCGCGTAA
- a CDS encoding SDR family oxidoreductase produces the protein MQKTWFITGTSSGFGRAMTEILLTRGDRVAATLRRDGALDDLKAQHGDRLWIAKLDVTDTEAVRATLDRAFAELGRIDVVVNNAGYGLFGAAEELSDAQIRRQIDTNLIGSIQVIRAALPHLRQQGGGRVLQVSSEGGQIAYPNFSLYHATKWGIEGFVEAVAQEVAPFNISFTIAEPGASKTDFGRGLVRPPEMEIYDATPAGEVRRAIASGAFTLPGDARKMAQAMIECVDVTPAPRRLVMGSSSYAAIRAALLERIAALDAQQAIALSTDASD, from the coding sequence ATGCAGAAGACCTGGTTCATCACCGGGACGTCCTCCGGCTTCGGCCGGGCGATGACCGAGATCTTGCTGACCCGCGGCGATCGAGTGGCTGCAACTCTGCGCAGGGACGGCGCGCTGGACGACCTCAAGGCGCAGCACGGCGATCGGCTGTGGATCGCCAAGCTCGACGTCACCGACACCGAGGCGGTTCGCGCCACGCTGGATCGCGCCTTTGCGGAGCTCGGCCGCATCGACGTCGTCGTCAATAATGCCGGCTATGGCCTGTTCGGCGCCGCGGAGGAACTCAGTGACGCGCAGATCCGGCGCCAGATCGACACCAACCTGATCGGTTCCATCCAGGTGATCCGCGCGGCGCTGCCGCATCTGCGCCAGCAGGGCGGCGGCCGCGTGCTGCAGGTGTCGTCGGAGGGCGGGCAGATCGCCTATCCGAATTTCAGCCTCTACCACGCGACCAAATGGGGGATCGAAGGCTTCGTCGAGGCGGTGGCCCAAGAGGTCGCGCCCTTCAACATCAGCTTCACCATTGCCGAACCGGGGGCGTCGAAGACCGATTTCGGCCGGGGCCTGGTGCGGCCACCCGAGATGGAGATCTATGACGCCACACCGGCCGGCGAGGTTCGCCGCGCGATCGCCAGCGGCGCGTTCACGCTGCCGGGCGATGCCCGAAAGATGGCGCAGGCCATGATCGAATGCGTCGATGTCACCCCGGCGCCGCGGCGGCTGGTGATGGGGTCGAGCAGCTACGCGGCGATCCGCGCGGCATTATTAGAGCGGATCGCCGCGCTCGACGCGCAGCAGGCGATCGCGCTGTCGACCGACGCCAGCGATTGA
- a CDS encoding LysR family transcriptional regulator has product MNDRPDLNDLTAFAAIVAHRSFRRAADELGLSPSSLSHMMRALEAKIGVRLLNRTTRSVSPTEAGERLCARLQPVLRELDAALGEVDAFRDRPSGTLRINANEPAARLLVATVVPSFLGRYPQMALDLVTEGRLVDIVAEGFDAGIRLGEAVPQDMIAVPIGGEARFVTVASPDYLQHHAAPSTPDDLRHHPCIRVRMPSGKLYRWEFEKRGQDMALEVTGPLILDNMELMAQAAVAGIGIAYVPQQAAQRFLDSGALVIVLDDWCPPIPGLCLYYPGHRHVPAGLRAFIDVVKELS; this is encoded by the coding sequence ATGAATGATCGGCCGGATCTGAACGACCTCACGGCCTTCGCGGCCATCGTGGCGCATCGCAGTTTTCGCCGGGCGGCGGACGAGCTCGGCCTGTCACCGTCGAGCCTCAGCCACATGATGCGCGCGCTGGAAGCCAAAATCGGCGTCCGCTTGCTCAACCGCACGACCCGCAGCGTTTCGCCCACCGAGGCCGGCGAGCGGCTGTGCGCGCGGCTGCAACCGGTGCTGCGCGAACTCGATGCCGCGCTCGGCGAGGTCGACGCCTTCCGCGACCGGCCGAGCGGCACGCTGCGCATCAACGCCAACGAGCCCGCCGCGCGGCTGTTGGTCGCCACGGTGGTGCCGAGCTTTCTGGGGCGCTATCCGCAGATGGCGCTCGATCTCGTCACCGAAGGCCGGCTGGTCGACATCGTCGCCGAGGGGTTCGACGCCGGAATTCGGCTGGGCGAAGCCGTGCCGCAGGACATGATCGCGGTGCCGATCGGCGGCGAGGCCCGCTTCGTGACCGTCGCCTCGCCGGACTATCTGCAACATCACGCGGCCCCGTCCACGCCCGACGATCTGCGCCATCACCCCTGCATTCGCGTACGGATGCCGAGCGGCAAATTATATCGCTGGGAGTTCGAAAAGCGCGGCCAGGACATGGCGCTGGAGGTCACCGGCCCGCTGATCCTCGACAATATGGAACTGATGGCGCAGGCCGCGGTGGCCGGCATCGGCATCGCTTATGTGCCGCAGCAGGCAGCGCAGCGCTTTCTCGACAGCGGCGCGCTGGTCATCGTGCTCGACGACTGGTGCCCGCCGATCCCCGGCCTGTGCCTGTATTATCCCGGCCATCGCCACGTGCCGGCGGGCCTGCGCGCCTTTATCGACGTGGTGAAAGAGCTGAGCTAA
- a CDS encoding DHA2 family efflux MFS transporter permease subunit — protein sequence MTKQRLIPLIVAAALFMENMDATVIATSLPAIAADIGTSPLTLKLAITSYLLSLAVFIPASGWTADRFGARTVFSVAIAVFLVGSIGCALSSSLTDFVIARIVQGIGGAMMTPVGRLVLMRSVDKSALVGAMAWMTMPALIGPVIGPPLGGFITTYFSWHWIFLINIPIGLLGIFLALRYIDPIRSEVRQRFDLVGLVLAGIGLAGIAFGLSVAGLNLLPWPVVAALIGVGSVSMTLYVFHARRTASPVLDFSLLRLATLRAAVIGGFLFRFGIGALPFLLPLLMQIGFGLTPFQSGMVTFGSAAGAMGMKTLAARIIRTFGFRNILTINAVVSSVFLASCALFTPATPLLLILIILVVGGFFRSLQFTAINTVAYAEISDAQMSRATTLLSVNQQLAISAGVAIGAFSVESTMAWHHATELSARDFSPAFIVVAIFAAISAYFFWQMPDDAGHEISGRKALEMSSRKGAATAATKAASEGTQDARDQRL from the coding sequence ATGACCAAACAACGCCTGATCCCGCTGATCGTCGCCGCAGCCCTGTTCATGGAAAACATGGACGCCACGGTGATCGCGACCTCGCTGCCGGCGATCGCCGCCGATATCGGCACCAGCCCGCTCACCCTGAAACTGGCAATCACCTCCTATCTGCTGTCGCTGGCGGTGTTTATTCCGGCGTCGGGCTGGACCGCCGACCGCTTCGGCGCCCGCACCGTGTTCTCGGTCGCGATCGCCGTGTTCCTGGTCGGCTCGATCGGCTGCGCGCTGTCGTCCTCGCTCACCGATTTCGTCATCGCGCGAATCGTCCAGGGCATCGGCGGCGCGATGATGACGCCGGTCGGACGATTGGTGCTGATGCGCTCGGTCGACAAGAGCGCGCTGGTCGGCGCGATGGCGTGGATGACGATGCCGGCGCTGATCGGGCCGGTGATCGGCCCGCCGCTCGGCGGCTTCATCACCACCTATTTCTCCTGGCACTGGATCTTCCTGATCAACATCCCGATCGGCCTGCTCGGGATCTTCCTGGCGCTGCGCTATATCGACCCGATCCGCAGCGAAGTGCGCCAACGCTTCGACCTGGTGGGGCTGGTGCTGGCGGGAATTGGCCTGGCCGGGATTGCCTTCGGCCTGTCGGTCGCCGGCCTCAATCTGCTGCCCTGGCCGGTAGTCGCGGCCCTGATCGGCGTCGGCAGCGTCTCGATGACGCTGTACGTGTTCCACGCCCGGCGCACCGCCTCGCCGGTGCTGGATTTCTCCTTGCTGCGGCTGGCGACGCTGCGCGCCGCGGTGATCGGCGGCTTCCTGTTCCGGTTCGGGATCGGCGCGCTGCCGTTCCTGCTGCCGCTGCTGATGCAGATCGGCTTCGGGCTGACCCCGTTCCAGTCCGGCATGGTGACGTTCGGCTCCGCCGCCGGGGCGATGGGTATGAAGACGCTGGCGGCGCGGATCATCCGCACCTTCGGCTTCCGCAACATCCTGACCATCAATGCCGTGGTCAGCTCGGTGTTTCTCGCCTCCTGCGCGTTGTTCACCCCGGCGACGCCGCTGCTGCTGATCCTGATCATCCTGGTGGTCGGCGGCTTCTTCCGCTCGCTGCAATTCACCGCGATCAACACCGTGGCCTATGCGGAAATATCCGACGCCCAGATGAGCCGCGCCACCACGCTGCTCAGCGTCAATCAGCAATTGGCGATCTCCGCCGGCGTCGCGATCGGCGCGTTCTCGGTGGAATCGACGATGGCGTGGCATCACGCGACCGAGCTGAGCGCCCGCGATTTCAGCCCGGCCTTCATCGTCGTGGCGATCTTCGCGGCGATCTCGGCCTATTTCTTCTGGCAGATGCCCGACGATGCCGGACACGAGATTTCAGGCCGCAAGGCGCTCGAGATGTCGAGCCGCAAGGGCGCCGCCACGGCGGCCACCAAGGCGGCCAGCGAAGGCACCCAGGACGCCCGCGATCAAAGGCTGTGA
- a CDS encoding RlmE family RNA methyltransferase, which produces MAKDTTGRLRVTVKSAGRLKLSSKLWLERQLNDPYVQKAKRDGLRSRAAYKLIEIDDKHHFLKPGISVVDLGAAPGGWSQIAAKRIGAADGRGQVVAIDLLEMPEIPGVDFAQLDFLQTGAPAKLLAMMGGKADVVLSDMAANTTGHRKTDQLRIIGLVEEAAAFAADVLKPGGTFVAKVFQSGADATLMMQLKRDFTSVKHVKPAASRKDSSERYVLAMGFRGVARGADTDPPSS; this is translated from the coding sequence ATGGCAAAAGACACCACCGGACGGCTGCGCGTCACGGTCAAGAGCGCCGGCAGGCTGAAACTGTCGTCGAAGCTCTGGCTCGAGCGCCAGCTCAACGACCCTTACGTGCAAAAGGCCAAACGCGACGGCCTGCGCTCGCGCGCGGCCTATAAGCTGATCGAGATCGACGACAAACACCACTTCCTGAAACCGGGCATCTCGGTGGTCGATCTCGGCGCCGCGCCCGGCGGCTGGAGCCAGATCGCCGCCAAGCGGATCGGCGCCGCCGACGGCCGTGGCCAGGTGGTGGCGATCGATCTGTTGGAAATGCCGGAAATCCCCGGCGTCGACTTCGCGCAGCTGGATTTCCTGCAGACCGGCGCACCCGCCAAGCTGCTGGCGATGATGGGCGGCAAGGCCGACGTGGTGCTGAGCGACATGGCCGCCAATACCACCGGCCACCGCAAGACCGACCAATTGCGCATCATCGGGCTGGTCGAGGAGGCTGCGGCCTTCGCCGCCGACGTGCTGAAGCCGGGCGGCACCTTCGTCGCCAAGGTGTTCCAAAGCGGCGCCGACGCCACCCTGATGATGCAGCTCAAGCGCGACTTCACCTCGGTCAAACACGTCAAGCCGGCCGCCAGCCGCAAGGATTCCTCGGAGCGTTACGTGCTGGCGATGGGATTTCGCGGCGTGGCCCGCGGCGCCGACACCGACCCGCCGAGCTCCTGA
- a CDS encoding Ppx/GppA phosphatase family protein: MKDDTRLRGDLAPREDPQQAIVTIAEDEQPMAAPIGTGVYAALDLGTNNCRLLIARPTSDGFRVVDSFSRIIRLGEGMAATGRISDAALARAISALGICRDKIRSRRARRLRLIATEACRSASNADEFCHNVQHATGIALEVIDRETEAKLAVIGCSPLIDHNGRGAILFDIGGGSSELVRIARDPDGTVRIAAWMSIPLGVVTLAERFGGRVVTTDSYAAMVDAVTTHVAPFAARHGGDLAGMHLLGTSGTVTTLAGLHLDLVRYDRRRIDGVWMSAAELDATIARLLGMSYHDRAQNQCIGSERADLVLAGCAILDAVRAAFPLPRLRVADRGLREGMLVEMMREDGVMGDA; this comes from the coding sequence ATGAAAGACGATACGCGGCTTCGCGGCGACCTGGCGCCGCGCGAAGATCCGCAACAAGCGATTGTGACGATCGCTGAGGATGAGCAGCCGATGGCGGCGCCGATCGGCACCGGTGTCTATGCGGCGCTCGACCTCGGCACTAATAATTGCCGGTTGCTGATCGCTCGCCCGACCAGCGACGGCTTTCGCGTGGTCGATTCGTTTTCGCGGATCATCCGGCTCGGCGAGGGCATGGCCGCGACCGGCAGGATCTCCGATGCAGCGCTGGCGCGCGCCATCTCCGCGCTCGGCATCTGCCGCGACAAGATCCGCTCGCGCCGGGCGCGGCGGCTGCGGCTGATCGCCACCGAGGCCTGCCGCTCGGCCTCCAATGCCGACGAGTTCTGTCACAATGTGCAGCACGCCACCGGGATCGCGCTCGAAGTGATCGATCGCGAGACCGAGGCCAAGCTGGCGGTGATCGGCTGTTCGCCGCTGATCGATCACAATGGGCGCGGCGCGATCCTGTTCGATATCGGCGGCGGCTCCAGCGAATTGGTGCGGATCGCGCGTGATCCCGACGGCACGGTGCGGATCGCGGCCTGGATGTCGATCCCGCTCGGGGTGGTGACGCTGGCCGAACGGTTCGGCGGCAGGGTGGTGACCACCGACTCCTATGCGGCCATGGTCGACGCGGTGACCACCCATGTCGCGCCGTTCGCCGCCCGGCATGGTGGCGATCTGGCCGGGATGCACCTGCTCGGCACCTCCGGCACGGTGACGACGCTGGCCGGGCTGCATCTCGATCTGGTGCGCTACGACCGCCGCCGGATCGACGGGGTCTGGATGAGCGCCGCCGAACTCGACGCCACCATCGCCCGGCTGCTCGGCATGAGCTATCACGACCGCGCCCAGAACCAATGCATCGGCAGCGAACGCGCCGATCTGGTGCTGGCGGGCTGCGCCATTCTCGACGCCGTCCGTGCCGCGTTCCCGCTGCCGCGGCTGCGGGTTGCCGACCGCGGGCTGCGCGAGGGCATGCTGGTGGAAATGATGCGCGAAGACGGGGTGATGGGGGACGCTTAA
- a CDS encoding xanthine dehydrogenase family protein molybdopterin-binding subunit: protein MQDHTSASSLDNAIALQKFGVGQPVRRKEDDTLVRGKGKYTDDFNLPGQLYAAITRSPHAHGVIRGIDTAAALAMPGVRGVWTGADLAAANYGPFTCGLPLKSRDGSPLKQTNRLPLMTDKVRFVGDPVAFVVADTMAQARDAAEAVELDIEPLPAVTDAAEAAQPGAPQLYDHIENNVALDYHFGDADAVNAAFAAAAHVTKLDITNTRVAVVPMEPRAALAAYDKASERFTIQVPTQGVSGNRNNLAKNLGVANDKVHLLTANVGGSFGMKNVNYPEYMCLLFAAKALGKPVKWTDERSTAFLSDSHGRGQQIHAELALDANGKFMAVRISGYGNLGAYITGVSPSPLSLNTGKNIASVYRTPQLSVDIKCVVTNTSLMGAYRGAGRPEANYFMERLIDRAAEEMKIDRLTLRKRNFIKSSQMPFRAASGVTYDSGDFAGVFAKALELADHAGFAKRKKDSRKAGKLRGIAIGSYLEVTAPPSPELGKIEFEADGGVKLITGTLDYGQGHASAFAQVLCAELGVPFDSVRLEQGDSDLVHAGSGTGGSRSITATGQAIVESAALVIAKGKTAAAHLLETAEADIEFAGGRFTVAGTDRSIDIIELAKRMREGKMPDGVPSSLDVDHTATDIPSTFPNGCHVAEVEIDPDTGVTCVVRYTGVNDFGTIVNPMIVAGQLHGGVAQGIGQALMEKVSYDESGQPITGSFMDYAMPRAEDIPMMAIGDHPVKALSNPLGTKGCGEAGCAGSLSTVVNAVIDALSDYGINHIDMPLTSERVWRAIQDAKQKVA from the coding sequence ATGCAGGATCACACCTCGGCTTCGTCCTTGGATAACGCCATCGCGCTGCAAAAATTCGGCGTCGGACAACCGGTTCGGCGCAAAGAAGATGATACGCTGGTGCGCGGCAAGGGCAAATACACCGATGATTTCAACCTGCCCGGCCAGCTCTACGCCGCGATCACCCGCAGCCCGCACGCCCATGGGGTGATCCGCGGCATCGACACTGCGGCCGCTTTGGCGATGCCCGGCGTGCGCGGGGTGTGGACCGGCGCCGATCTGGCGGCGGCAAATTACGGCCCGTTCACCTGCGGGTTGCCGCTGAAGAGCCGCGACGGCTCGCCCTTGAAGCAGACCAATCGGCTGCCGCTGATGACCGACAAGGTGCGATTTGTCGGCGATCCGGTCGCCTTCGTGGTCGCCGACACCATGGCGCAGGCCCGCGACGCCGCCGAGGCGGTCGAGCTCGACATCGAGCCGCTACCGGCGGTGACCGACGCCGCCGAAGCCGCACAGCCCGGCGCGCCGCAGCTCTATGACCACATCGAAAACAACGTCGCGCTGGATTATCACTTTGGCGACGCCGACGCGGTCAACGCCGCTTTCGCTGCGGCGGCCCATGTCACAAAACTCGACATCACCAACACCCGCGTCGCGGTGGTGCCGATGGAGCCGCGCGCGGCGCTGGCCGCCTATGACAAGGCCTCCGAGCGCTTCACCATCCAGGTCCCGACCCAGGGCGTGTCCGGCAACCGCAACAATCTGGCCAAGAATCTCGGCGTGGCCAACGACAAGGTGCATTTGCTCACCGCCAATGTCGGCGGTTCGTTCGGCATGAAGAACGTCAACTATCCGGAATATATGTGCCTGCTATTCGCCGCCAAGGCGCTTGGCAAGCCGGTGAAATGGACCGACGAACGCTCCACCGCATTTCTGTCCGACAGCCACGGCCGCGGCCAGCAGATCCATGCCGAGCTGGCGCTCGATGCCAACGGCAAATTCATGGCGGTTCGGATTTCCGGCTATGGCAATCTCGGCGCCTATATCACCGGCGTATCGCCCTCGCCCTTGTCGCTCAACACCGGCAAGAACATCGCCAGCGTGTATCGCACGCCGCAGCTTTCGGTCGACATCAAATGCGTCGTCACCAACACCTCGCTGATGGGCGCCTATCGCGGCGCCGGCCGTCCCGAGGCCAATTACTTCATGGAGCGATTGATCGACCGCGCCGCCGAGGAAATGAAGATCGACCGGCTGACGCTGCGCAAGCGCAACTTCATCAAATCATCGCAGATGCCGTTCCGGGCGGCGTCGGGCGTGACCTATGACAGCGGCGATTTCGCCGGCGTGTTCGCCAAGGCGCTGGAATTGGCCGACCATGCCGGCTTCGCCAAGCGCAAGAAGGACAGCCGCAAGGCTGGCAAGCTGCGCGGCATCGCGATCGGCTCCTATCTCGAGGTCACCGCCCCGCCCAGCCCCGAACTCGGCAAGATCGAATTCGAAGCCGATGGCGGCGTCAAGCTGATCACCGGCACGCTGGATTACGGCCAGGGTCACGCCAGCGCCTTCGCCCAGGTGCTGTGCGCCGAGCTCGGCGTGCCGTTCGACAGCGTCCGGCTCGAACAGGGCGACAGCGACCTGGTGCATGCGGGCAGCGGCACCGGCGGCTCGCGCTCGATCACCGCCACCGGCCAGGCGATCGTGGAATCCGCCGCGCTGGTGATCGCCAAGGGCAAGACCGCCGCGGCGCATCTGCTGGAAACAGCCGAGGCCGACATCGAATTCGCCGGCGGCCGCTTCACCGTCGCCGGCACCGACCGCAGCATCGACATTATCGAACTCGCCAAGCGGATGCGCGAGGGCAAGATGCCGGACGGCGTGCCGTCGTCGCTCGACGTCGACCACACCGCCACCGATATTCCCTCGACCTTTCCCAATGGCTGCCACGTCGCCGAGGTCGAGATCGATCCCGACACCGGCGTCACTTGCGTGGTGCGCTACACCGGGGTCAATGATTTCGGCACCATCGTAAACCCGATGATCGTCGCCGGCCAATTGCATGGCGGCGTCGCCCAGGGCATCGGCCAGGCCTTGATGGAAAAGGTCAGCTACGACGAATCCGGCCAGCCGATCACCGGCTCGTTCATGGACTATGCGATGCCGCGCGCCGAAGACATTCCGATGATGGCGATCGGCGATCATCCGGTGAAGGCCTTGTCCAACCCGCTCGGCACCAAGGGCTGCGGCGAAGCCGGCTGCGCCGGCAGCCTGTCCACCGTGGTCAACGCCGTGATCGACGCGCTGTCGGATTACGGCATCAACCACATCGACATGCCGCTGACCTCGGAACGGGTCTGGCGCGCGATCCAGGACGCCAAGCAAAAGGTGGCGTGA
- a CDS encoding YaiI/YqxD family protein gives MNPPRIYVDADACPVKDEIYKVADRHRLPVSVVAGNFIRVPQHPLIERIAAGSGMDAADDWIAERAGPGDIVVTSDVPLASRCVKAGAEVLAPNGKPFSEQSIGMTLAVRNLMTDLRSSGEVTGGPRSFAPRDRSAFLSALDTTIRRILRGRANTIAQQPD, from the coding sequence TTGAATCCACCCCGCATCTACGTCGACGCCGACGCCTGCCCGGTCAAGGACGAGATCTACAAGGTCGCGGATCGCCACCGGCTGCCGGTCAGCGTGGTCGCCGGCAATTTCATCCGGGTTCCGCAGCATCCCTTGATCGAACGGATCGCCGCCGGTTCCGGCATGGACGCCGCCGACGACTGGATCGCCGAGCGGGCCGGCCCCGGCGACATCGTCGTCACCTCGGATGTTCCCCTGGCCAGCCGCTGCGTCAAGGCCGGCGCCGAGGTGCTGGCGCCGAACGGCAAGCCGTTTTCCGAACAATCGATCGGCATGACGCTTGCGGTTCGCAACCTGATGACCGATCTAAGGTCCTCGGGCGAAGTCACTGGCGGACCGCGATCTTTCGCGCCGCGCGACCGCTCCGCGTTCCTCTCGGCCCTCGACACAACGATCCGCCGCATCCTGCGCGGACGCGCGAACACCATCGCGCAACAACCAGATTGA